A genomic region of Methanobacterium sp. SMA-27 contains the following coding sequences:
- a CDS encoding FxLYD domain-containing protein — protein MFKKYFLVILILSLIIVGISGCTTKTATNGTFGEKTVSINSILISNNTTADTYNDTDNGNEYYYIDGYLVNNNSNDAFNVKVNATAYDANGNVVATNDSVYLDPTAIPAKGVSEFYVEFPDTNNNIVRYDVKIVDATGTL, from the coding sequence ATGTTTAAAAAATATTTCCTAGTGATTTTAATCTTATCATTGATTATTGTGGGAATATCTGGTTGTACAACAAAAACAGCAACTAACGGCACATTCGGAGAAAAAACAGTTTCAATCAATTCAATATTAATATCAAATAATACTACTGCAGATACTTACAATGATACGGATAATGGAAATGAATATTATTATATCGATGGTTATTTAGTAAATAACAATTCTAATGATGCTTTTAATGTAAAAGTCAATGCAACTGCATATGATGCAAATGGTAATGTGGTTGCAACGAATGACAGTGTATATTTAGATCCGACTGCAATACCTGCTAAAGGAGTTTCTGAATTTTACGTTGAGTTTCCAGACACTAATAATAATATAGTGAGATATGATGTAAAAATTGTTGATGCAACGGGAACTCTTTAA
- a CDS encoding glycosyltransferase translates to MRLLVVQESDWIKRNPHQQHHLMERLSMRGHEIRVIDYPIDWKEEEGHYKKREVVEGYHKIHQLANVKVIRPSILKIPLLVYPSIIFSHRKEIKRQIKEFKPDVLLGFGIINSYIAARIARKEKIPFIYYWIDVLHRLIPEKSFQALGEYMERTTIKNSTQVITINHKLEEFVRNLGAKNTMVIGAGIDLDKFDPALDGSRIRQEYGIKDGDTILFFMGFLYHFAGLKEVALELAKGKYKNVKLLIVGDGDVYDDLQNIVKEHNLEDKVLLVGRKDYNEIPEYIAVSDICILPAYPNEEIMQDIVPIKIYEYMAMSKPVITTKLPGIIMEFGENNGISYVDLPEDVVSKVIEIDVKAEGKKARKFAEKCDWNEITNEFEDIINKI, encoded by the coding sequence ATGAGATTACTAGTTGTTCAAGAATCTGACTGGATTAAAAGGAACCCTCACCAGCAACATCACCTCATGGAACGATTATCAATGAGGGGACATGAAATAAGGGTTATAGATTACCCAATTGACTGGAAGGAAGAGGAAGGCCACTACAAGAAGAGAGAAGTGGTGGAAGGATACCATAAGATACATCAGTTAGCCAACGTGAAGGTTATAAGGCCGAGCATTTTAAAAATACCATTATTAGTTTATCCATCTATTATATTTTCCCACAGAAAGGAGATAAAACGCCAGATAAAAGAATTCAAACCAGATGTTTTACTGGGCTTTGGGATAATCAACTCTTACATTGCAGCCAGAATAGCCCGAAAAGAAAAGATACCTTTCATATACTATTGGATAGATGTTCTACACAGATTAATACCTGAAAAGAGTTTTCAGGCTCTCGGTGAGTACATGGAAAGGACAACAATCAAGAATTCAACCCAAGTCATCACCATTAACCATAAACTGGAAGAATTTGTACGAAATTTAGGTGCTAAAAATACTATGGTAATAGGGGCGGGTATAGATTTGGATAAATTCGATCCGGCATTAGATGGGTCTCGAATTCGTCAAGAATATGGGATCAAGGATGGAGATACGATTTTATTTTTTATGGGATTTTTATATCATTTTGCTGGGCTTAAAGAAGTTGCTTTGGAGTTAGCAAAAGGTAAATATAAAAATGTTAAGTTGTTAATTGTAGGAGATGGAGATGTATATGATGATCTTCAAAATATTGTTAAAGAACATAATTTAGAGGATAAAGTTTTATTGGTGGGTCGTAAGGATTACAATGAAATACCAGAATATATTGCAGTTTCCGATATTTGCATTTTACCAGCATACCCAAATGAGGAGATTATGCAAGATATAGTACCTATAAAAATATATGAATACATGGCCATGAGCAAACCTGTAATAACAACCAAACTTCCAGGAATTATTATGGAGTTTGGTGAGAATAATGGTATTTCTTACGTCGATCTACCTGAAGATGTGGTATCGAAGGTCATTGAGATTGATGTCAAGGCTGAAGGTAAAAAAGCTCGTAAATTTGCTGAAAAGTGTGACTGGAACGAAATTACAAATGAATTTGAGGATATTATTAATAAAATTTAA
- a CDS encoding NAD-dependent epimerase/dehydratase family protein, which produces MNYTEYQGKKILVTGGAGCVGSNLCKKLSELDVEKVIILDNLSSAYEWNIPKSENIQFVKGDILNDEDLKRVFKEKPDYVFHLAAHFANQNSVDNPEKDLMVNGIGILKVLQYAQLVGIERFVYSSSGCGVYGLGSKMPFKEHDISINLHTPYQVTKLLGELYTNYFHNLYDLPIVNARFFNVFGSGEIPGKYRNVIPNFFYWSMNGQALPITGNGTETRDWTYVEDIVDGLLAMGVVEEAIGEAINLGSANDHRVGDMAEIINRLTRNKSGIKYTERRDWDAKTCLLSSIDKAHDILGYKPKTGFEDGLKMTHSWFVENWENIQESAEF; this is translated from the coding sequence ATGAATTACACTGAATATCAAGGAAAAAAAATACTTGTTACTGGTGGGGCAGGGTGCGTTGGAAGTAACTTATGCAAAAAACTTTCTGAACTGGATGTTGAGAAGGTTATAATCCTTGACAACTTATCATCCGCCTATGAATGGAACATACCTAAATCAGAAAACATTCAATTTGTGAAGGGTGATATACTTAACGATGAAGACCTGAAAAGGGTGTTTAAGGAAAAACCTGATTATGTTTTCCATTTGGCAGCACACTTTGCCAACCAGAACTCTGTTGACAATCCTGAGAAGGATTTAATGGTTAACGGTATTGGAATATTAAAAGTACTACAGTATGCACAGCTCGTTGGAATTGAAAGATTTGTTTATTCTTCATCAGGCTGCGGGGTTTACGGATTAGGGTCTAAAATGCCATTTAAAGAACATGATATTTCCATTAATTTACACACTCCTTACCAGGTTACAAAACTTTTAGGGGAGCTTTACACCAATTATTTCCACAATTTATACGACCTACCCATTGTAAACGCCCGATTTTTCAATGTCTTTGGATCTGGTGAAATTCCAGGAAAATATCGTAACGTAATTCCAAACTTCTTCTACTGGTCAATGAATGGTCAGGCTTTACCCATAACAGGAAACGGCACAGAAACCAGGGACTGGACCTATGTTGAAGATATAGTCGATGGACTTCTAGCAATGGGTGTAGTTGAAGAAGCTATTGGGGAAGCTATAAACCTTGGCTCCGCCAATGATCATCGAGTAGGGGATATGGCAGAGATAATAAATAGACTAACTAGGAATAAATCAGGGATTAAATATACTGAAAGACGAGATTGGGATGCTAAAACTTGTTTATTATCATCAATTGATAAAGCTCATGATATATTAGGATACAAACCTAAAACAGGTTTTGAAGACGGTCTTAAAATGACACATAGCTGGTTCGTGGAAAACTGGGAAAACATCCAAGAGAGTGCGGAGTTTTAA
- a CDS encoding class I SAM-dependent methyltransferase, which produces MKSTKMDSDQIKKIESEMWKGPSCFDVKSQSIADKYNNEWNDFLLKKSIKNLDLKGKRVINVGGGNGNEAEFLIKNGVKKLLLVDIAPGQLESAKIRIKEHKLNNLELELGDAENLKHNDKSFDICYIYLALHHFPNHNKSISEICRVSKEVIFVDIMDAKLTKFLNLLGLFKEEWCGIEPNRLDENRVKNIFNERGMNMKIQYFFFPPYYGDNNLTLNMIKLISRYINIFMKFKLFNALFGNVSIIKGTKK; this is translated from the coding sequence ATGAAATCAACTAAAATGGATTCAGATCAAATAAAAAAAATTGAATCAGAAATGTGGAAAGGACCTTCCTGTTTTGATGTTAAGTCCCAATCAATTGCTGATAAGTATAATAATGAATGGAATGATTTTTTACTAAAAAAGAGTATTAAAAATCTGGATTTAAAGGGGAAGCGTGTAATTAATGTTGGTGGGGGTAATGGTAACGAAGCAGAATTTTTAATAAAAAATGGTGTTAAAAAACTATTATTGGTTGATATTGCACCAGGACAGTTGGAATCTGCAAAAATTAGAATAAAAGAACATAAATTGAATAATTTAGAACTTGAATTAGGGGATGCGGAAAATTTAAAGCACAATGACAAAAGTTTTGACATATGTTACATCTATTTAGCCTTACATCACTTCCCAAACCATAATAAAAGTATATCTGAAATATGCCGAGTTTCTAAAGAAGTAATATTTGTTGATATTATGGATGCTAAATTAACTAAGTTTTTAAATTTACTCGGTTTGTTTAAAGAAGAATGGTGCGGAATTGAACCAAATCGCTTGGATGAAAACAGAGTAAAAAACATATTTAATGAAAGGGGTATGAATATGAAAATTCAATATTTCTTTTTTCCACCTTATTATGGTGATAATAATTTAACATTGAATATGATTAAGTTGATTTCAAGATATATTAATATCTTCATGAAATTTAAGTTATTTAATGCTTTATTTGGTAATGTGAGTATAATTAAAGGAACAAAAAAATGA
- a CDS encoding nucleotidyltransferase family protein yields the protein MGNNLDQNIKITNEDKLLILCARTQLNPEIKSKLIKLFHSDLDWDYLIQRAFQHKLTPLLYWNLKEFKEEVPENVLKCFKESFNRNVKKNLLMLGELLKLVNLFEKHGLNVIPYKGPLLAIYAYKNLALRQFDDLDIFVDKNDVLKVKEILISYGYNPQFELKGFKEKRFIKSQREYKFKNPETNISLEVHWQFQGVSFSLSNDPLFLGDPENVEIVKISNKEISSLSPENMLLILCIHASGHYWDRLSWICDVSELIQSYEINWEYIFEKADKLGIKRLILVNLCLAVDLLDLNLPNTIHQHLESTTIQYLTFKVKKRIFMPNYDSLFQMADIRFNIREKRSHRIKDFLKIMFLPTNEEWDKSSLKSFFPPFSYFYRFIQVLTNY from the coding sequence ATGGGCAATAATTTGGATCAGAATATCAAAATAACAAATGAAGATAAACTACTCATTCTATGCGCTCGAACTCAATTAAATCCTGAAATTAAATCCAAATTAATTAAATTATTCCATAGTGATTTAGATTGGGATTATCTAATTCAAAGAGCTTTTCAACATAAATTAACTCCATTATTATATTGGAATTTGAAAGAATTTAAGGAAGAAGTCCCTGAAAATGTTTTAAAATGTTTTAAAGAGAGTTTTAATAGAAATGTTAAAAAAAACCTTTTAATGTTAGGAGAACTACTCAAATTAGTGAATTTATTTGAAAAACATGGCTTGAATGTAATCCCCTATAAAGGCCCATTACTGGCTATTTATGCTTATAAAAACCTTGCTTTAAGGCAGTTCGATGATCTTGATATTTTTGTTGACAAAAATGATGTGTTGAAGGTAAAGGAAATACTTATTTCATATGGGTACAATCCCCAATTCGAACTTAAAGGATTCAAAGAAAAGAGATTTATTAAGTCACAACGAGAATACAAATTTAAGAATCCCGAAACTAATATTAGCCTGGAAGTACATTGGCAGTTTCAAGGAGTTTCATTCTCTTTATCTAATGATCCCCTGTTTTTGGGAGATCCAGAAAATGTTGAAATAGTTAAGATTAGCAATAAAGAAATTTCATCACTTTCACCTGAGAACATGTTACTAATATTATGTATCCATGCTTCAGGACATTATTGGGATCGTTTATCATGGATATGTGATGTATCTGAACTGATTCAATCTTATGAGATCAATTGGGAATACATCTTTGAAAAGGCTGATAAATTGGGAATTAAGCGATTAATATTAGTAAACCTCTGTTTAGCTGTGGATCTTTTAGATTTAAATCTTCCTAATACTATTCATCAACATTTAGAATCAACAACTATCCAATATTTAACTTTTAAAGTAAAAAAAAGAATTTTTATGCCGAATTATGATAGTCTATTTCAAATGGCAGATATCCGTTTCAATATCCGTGAAAAAAGATCTCATCGTATCAAAGATTTTTTAAAAATCATGTTTTTACCCACCAACGAGGAATGGGATAAATCGTCATTGAAATCATTTTTTCCACCATTTTCCTATTTTTACAGGTTTATCCAAGTTTTAACAAATTATTAA
- a CDS encoding polysaccharide pyruvyl transferase family protein: MVKIAILDTNSSANKGSMGRLEGMVNCLNDTIPGCEITVFHRYFDKEDPEFIRLKNEYSEVNFEDHLWFNEKNSFIITGVYFFINSIRFNINNKIRTQRFSEYDAFVDLNFIEPEKLVDKFSIINFTGVLFVLLGIKNILSVKKPIIVCSATIGSYGKFLSILARIYLNKVDLITFRERFSLDYMPKLGVNKTKQVLTADLAFLMDAPEESIIHDILKKLDIDINDSFVGITPAAMVNSNFTEEDYIKLLSELSNYIIDVLNYKIIYLTNTYQDVYLIEKISNQVNQSENIISFPFEFSAPETKGIISACDLFICSRFHALVASTSLAVPSIGIVSYSYNKFHGILGEMMQQEDFLLDIDDNFNYDKFFLLLKSKVTEILDIRNEISENLKIREKFVKKQVLLNGKLINEVIISTNLSRCNND, from the coding sequence ATGGTTAAGATAGCGATACTTGATACAAATTCCTCTGCAAATAAAGGTAGTATGGGAAGATTAGAAGGAATGGTAAATTGTTTAAATGATACTATTCCTGGATGTGAAATCACTGTTTTTCATCGTTACTTTGATAAAGAGGATCCTGAATTTATTAGATTAAAAAATGAATATTCTGAAGTTAATTTTGAGGATCATCTTTGGTTTAATGAAAAAAATTCATTCATAATTACGGGTGTATATTTTTTTATTAATTCAATAAGGTTTAATATTAATAACAAAATTAGAACACAAAGATTTAGTGAATACGATGCTTTTGTAGATTTAAATTTTATTGAACCTGAAAAATTAGTAGATAAATTCAGTATAATAAATTTTACAGGCGTACTATTTGTATTACTTGGAATAAAAAATATTTTATCAGTTAAAAAACCAATAATTGTGTGTTCTGCTACAATAGGCTCTTATGGTAAATTTCTTAGCATATTAGCTCGAATTTATCTTAATAAAGTTGATTTAATCACATTTAGAGAAAGATTTAGTTTGGATTATATGCCTAAATTAGGAGTTAATAAGACTAAACAAGTTTTGACTGCAGATTTGGCATTTCTTATGGATGCCCCTGAAGAAAGTATAATTCATGATATTTTAAAAAAATTAGATATTGATATCAATGATTCATTTGTAGGAATAACGCCGGCTGCTATGGTTAATTCTAATTTTACTGAAGAAGATTACATAAAATTACTCTCTGAATTGAGTAATTATATTATTGATGTACTTAATTATAAAATAATTTACTTAACCAATACCTATCAAGATGTATATCTAATAGAAAAAATAAGTAATCAAGTTAATCAATCCGAGAATATTATATCATTTCCCTTTGAATTCAGTGCACCAGAAACAAAAGGTATCATAAGTGCATGTGATCTGTTTATTTGTTCAAGGTTCCATGCTTTAGTGGCTTCAACTTCCCTTGCTGTTCCAAGCATAGGCATTGTATCCTACAGTTATAATAAATTTCATGGAATTTTAGGGGAAATGATGCAACAAGAAGATTTTCTCCTTGATATTGACGATAATTTTAATTATGACAAGTTTTTTTTACTTCTCAAATCTAAAGTCACTGAAATATTGGATATCAGGAATGAAATTAGTGAAAATTTAAAAATAAGAGAAAAATTTGTAAAAAAGCAAGTTTTGCTAAATGGTAAGTTAATAAACGAAGTTATTATATCTACTAATTTAAGTAGGTGTAATAATGATTAA
- a CDS encoding NAD(P)-dependent oxidoreductase produces the protein MDTKRILVTGGAGFIGTNLVNELNKRGHEVMSIDLLNSDLDNYLRADVKNYRQLEKVFENYNFDYVYHLAAEYGRWNGEAHYENLWQTNVIGTKHMLRLQEKLGFKMIFFSSAEVYGDYNGVMSEDVMENNPIKDTYQMNDYAVSKWAGELMCMNSAKMYDTETVRVRPVNCYGPEEHFTPYRGFIPLFIYHALFGKPYTVYKGHKRIIDYVGDTTKTFANILDNFKPGEAYNVGGKQEWEREIKEYSDIILDAVGVDDSIVTYEEAEPFTTHVKTIDFSKSIKDLKHDPKVTPEEGIKKTVEWMKWYYRVGE, from the coding sequence ATGGACACAAAAAGAATTTTAGTAACTGGTGGTGCAGGATTCATAGGTACTAACCTTGTAAATGAATTAAACAAAAGAGGGCACGAAGTTATGTCCATTGATTTGCTTAACTCTGATCTTGATAACTACCTACGGGCAGATGTCAAAAATTATAGACAACTTGAAAAAGTGTTTGAAAACTACAACTTTGATTATGTGTACCATCTAGCAGCAGAATACGGTCGCTGGAACGGTGAAGCACATTATGAAAACCTTTGGCAGACTAACGTAATCGGAACAAAACATATGTTACGTCTTCAAGAGAAACTAGGTTTTAAGATGATCTTTTTTTCATCAGCGGAAGTTTACGGGGACTACAATGGTGTAATGAGTGAAGATGTTATGGAAAATAATCCAATCAAAGACACCTACCAGATGAACGACTACGCAGTAAGTAAATGGGCAGGGGAACTCATGTGCATGAACTCTGCAAAAATGTATGACACCGAAACCGTAAGAGTTAGGCCTGTAAACTGTTACGGTCCAGAGGAACATTTCACTCCCTACCGGGGTTTTATACCATTATTTATTTATCATGCTCTTTTTGGGAAACCTTACACAGTTTATAAAGGACATAAAAGAATCATAGATTACGTAGGGGATACTACCAAAACATTTGCAAACATTCTTGACAACTTCAAACCAGGGGAAGCTTATAACGTTGGCGGAAAACAAGAATGGGAAAGGGAAATTAAAGAGTATTCAGATATCATTTTAGATGCTGTTGGAGTTGATGATTCAATTGTCACATATGAAGAAGCAGAACCATTTACAACACATGTTAAAACTATTGACTTTTCTAAATCTATAAAAGATTTAAAACACGACCCCAAGGTGACTCCTGAAGAAGGAATTAAAAAAACAGTTGAATGGATGAAATGGTACTACAGGGTTGGTGAATAA